A window from Electrophorus electricus isolate fEleEle1 chromosome 7, fEleEle1.pri, whole genome shotgun sequence encodes these proteins:
- the fuz gene encoding protein fuzzy homolog, translated as MLPSETVQLLCLTASSGVPLFSRGSCKQLPFSVIGSLNGVHMFGAGQGALLSSCETERDSRVAWRVFQDSLMLIAVSGTAGASSELHLRRLLENAWNCMVLVLGQDELANVRNVERLKRELRSCYRLIDRLLERGGKDQGFMGDLTHCADCLLPSQPGILQETLDSFTRAADSEFGCLLVRGRLALATDKWWRLAPQEVVLLSALVNSLSGTTSCDYPVFLPQGSPTVAHRLLCFQLLPGVVACVLCGPSPSLQRAESELVGRFWSPVVEALRVCLEQAERSTLPPSVRLRWDVEALLIINRESRRAVAVCPHARGHTPSEVPPLSSPAHRWELLRAFYTFAVTRYFTSEEPVALPTSPPSATAERLHEEFSLGFTHLPVQCYLVTDDCKCYGLQTPQHQLFLLTDLSVPTFALRTVATHTLNAISTPTGF; from the coding sequence ATGCTCCCGTCAGAGACTGTCCAGCTTCTGTGTCTCACCGCATCCAGCGGCGTCCCGCTCTTCTCTCGCGGCTCCTGTAAGCAGCTCCCCTTCTCTGTCATCGGCTCTCTGAATGGGGTCCACATGTTTGGGGCTGGGCAGGGTGCCCTGCTGTCCAGCTgcgagacagagcgagacagcCGAGTGGCCTGGAGGGTCTTCCAGGACAGCCTGATGCTCATCGCTGTGAGCGGCACTGCGGGCGCCTCTAGCGAGCTGCACCTGCGCCGTCTGCTGGAGAACGCCTGGAACTGCATGGTGCTGGTGCTCGGTCAGGACGAGCTGGCCAACGTGCGCAACGTGGAGCGGCTGAAGAGGGAGTTGCGATCGTGCTACCGCCTAATCGACAGGCTCCTTGAGCGTGGAGGCAAGGACCAGGGCTTCATGGGCGACCTGACACACTGCGCCGACTGCCTGCTCCCCTCGCAGCCTGGGATTCTCCAAGAGACATTGGACTCCTTCACACGCGCTGCCGACAGTGAATTTGGCTGCTTGCTTGTGCGCGGCCGGTTAGCCCTGGCTACTGACAAGTGGTGGCGCCTCGCTCCTCAAGAGGTCGTGCTGCTGTCTGCCCTGGTGAATTCACTCTCTGGGACGACTTCCTGTGACTACCCCGTCTTCCTGCCTCAAGGCAGCCCCACAGTTGCCCACAGGCTGCTCTGCTTCCAGCTGCTCCCTGGGGTGGTGGCGTGTGTTCTGTGCGGGCCTAGCCCCTCCTTGCAGCGGGCGGAGAGCGAGCTGGTGGGCCGTTTTTGGTCCCCCGTGGTGGAGGCTCTGCGTGTCTGCCTGGAGCAGGCCGAGCGCTCCACCCTGCCTCCGTCTGTCCGCCTCCGCTGGGATGTCGAAGCCCTGTTGATTATCAACCGCGAGTCACGCCGCGCTGTTGCGGTGTGCCCGCATGCTCGTGGCCACACCCCCTCTGAGGTGccacccctctcctcaccaGCTCACCGGTGGGAGCTTCTGCGTGCCTTCTACACCTTCGCGGTGACTCGGTATTTTACCTCAGAGGAGCCTGTCGCCTTGCCCACGTCACCTCCCTCTGCGACTGCAGAACGACTCCACGAGGAGTTCTCCTTGGGCTTTACTCACCTCCCTGTGCAGTGTTACCTGGTGACTGATGACTGTAAGTGTTATGGCCTGCAGACTCCTCAGCACcagctcttcctcctcactgacCTCTCCGTCCCCACCTTCGCCCTGCGCACTGTcgccacacacactctcaacgCCATCTCTACGCCAACCGGCTTCTAG